Proteins co-encoded in one Dendropsophus ebraccatus isolate aDenEbr1 chromosome 9, aDenEbr1.pat, whole genome shotgun sequence genomic window:
- the TYW5 gene encoding tRNA wybutosine-synthesizing protein 5, protein MEFKPTKIPVPEYSEVDKEQFLQEIYCMRKPAVLRNLDLGSCKTQWTVDYLSKKGGGREVKIHVSEVPQMDFIQKNFIYRSLPFDVFVHRAAEDKHKEFFISEEEKYYLRSLGEDPRKDIADISKQFPELAEDIQIPEFFEKDQFFSSVFRISSPGLQLWTHYDVMDNLLIQVTGTKRVVLYSPRDAPYLYLSGDKSEVLDVDNPDLVKFPLFSQARRYECTLHAGDALFIPALWFHNTVAEEFGVGVNVFWKHLPSECYDKTDTYGNKDPTAASRAVQILDRALKTLDELPEEYKDFYARKMVLRIQNKAYSTNFD, encoded by the exons ATGGAGTTTAAACCAACTAAGATCCCTGTGCCTGAATACTCTGAGGTGGACAAAGAGCAGTTTCTTCAGGAAATCTATTGTATG AGAAAGCCGGCTGTACTTAGAAACTTAGATTTGGGATCTTGTAAAACACAATGGACTGTGGATTATTTGAGCAAGAAGGGTGGAGGGCGAGAGGTGAAGATCCATGTGTCGGAGGTGCCCCAGATGGATTTTATTCAGAAGAATTTCATATATAG GTCTCTGCCATTTGATGTATTTGTACATAGAGCAGCTGAGGACAAGCACAAAGAGTTCTTTATCTCAGAG GAAGAAAAATATTATCTCCGATCCTTGGGTGAAGACCCTCGAAAG GATATTGCAGACATCAGTAAACAGTTTCCAGAGTTGGCAGAAGACATTCAGATCCCAGAATTCTTTGAGAAAGACCAATTCTTCTCCAGCGTGTTCCGTATCAGCTCGCCTGGACTACAGCTCTGGACACactatgat GTCATGGATAACTTGCTGATTCAGGTTACAGGAACAAAAAGAGTGGTCTTATACAGTCCACGGGATGCTCCATATTTATATTTATCAG GTGACAAATCTGAAGTGTTGGATGTAGATAATCCAGACTTGGTGAAGTTTCCTCTTTTTTCACAAGCTAGAAGATATGAGTGTACCTTACATGCTGGAGATGCGCTGTTTATCCCAG CCCTCTGGTTTCACAATACAGTTGCTGAGGAGTTTGGAGTGGGAGTGAATGTCTTTTGGAAGCATCTCCCATCTGAATGCTATGATAAAACAGATACCTATGGGAACAAGGACCCCACAGCAGCCTCAAGAGCAGTGCAGATTTTGGACCGGGCACTAAAAACGCTTGATGAATTGCCTGAAGAATATAAAGATTTTTACGCTAGAAAAATGGTATTGCGGATACAAAATAAAGCCTACAGTACTAACTTTGACTAA